CTTGAGCTAAATACCATTAACAGACCAAACCCAGCTAACAGGAACGTCGTAATGATAAGAAGCCAATCATTATCTTTTACAAATGAATATTTCATTAGTGTCCCCCAACTTGTTCAGTCAAAAATTTTCTAGACTGTCTCTAGCTTGGTTTATTATATCAAACGACGGAACCTAGAAAAAGAGGCTTTCGTTGCCAAGAACTGTCGAATTATCACAGTTTCGAAACATTCTAATCATTTCACATCATCTATCCACCAAAAAAGCTAATTGCTGTAGCAATTAGCCCTCTTGATTCAGTTTCTTCCGCTTCACAAAGCGAAACCTATGACCGAGTACTTTTTCAGCAAGCCCTGAGCGATAAGCTAAGAACCCATACACCCCTGCCCCCACACCAGCACCAACAAACATTAAGATAAAGCTGTTAACTCGTGTAGATAACGGGAGGAACGATTGCATCAATTGCATAAACAAAACAACCGTTACCGCCATCACAGTAGAGAATAGAAGAATCAGCATCAAGCGTTTGGCAATTGAAGAATAACTGAATTCAGCATAATAGCCAATCGCCCAAACATTAATAAGAATGGCGACTGTATAAGCAATATACGTTCCAGTAATGGCTCCAACAGGCCCCATCCACGTTAATAAAAGATAATTTAATCCAACTTTTAATAGCAAAGCGACTACTAATGAGAGAACTGCCTGCTTCTGACGATTCATCCCTTGTAAAATCGCAGCTGTAACAGCAAACAAGGAGAAGAATAACGTCATCGGTCCATAATAACGAAGAACCATTCCGCCTAAAGATAGATCATCAAATCCAAATAAAGAGGCAAAGACCGGATAAGCTAGGACAGCCATCCCGACAGCAGCTGGTACAGAGATAAATAATATAATCTGATACGTTTGTGTAATTTGACGTTGCAAAACGTCTCGATCACCAGACATAAACGACTTCGTGATCGTTGGAACGAGTGTGATCGACAAGGCAGTTGCGAGCGCCATTGGAATTAAAACAATCTTATGGACAGATTGATTTAATACCCCGAAAAATGCCTCTGATACCTCCATAAATGGCGTACCTTTTAAAGCCGGGTTCACCGTGTATAAATCAACAATTTGCACGAGCGGAATCGCAAGGCCAACAAATGAAAGTGGTAATGCATAAATAAGTAGTTCTTTATACATTTGTGGCAATGTTAGTTGATGTCGTACTGTACTTTCTTCTACTTGCTTTAAGATCGCTTTTCGACGCTTAACCCAATAGAAAATCAGTACACCAAGGCCACCAAGACCTCCGACAAACGCACCAAACGTCGCAAATCCAACAGCTAGCGCTATGTCTCCTCCACCTACACCAACAATAAGAAAAGCTGCAGCTAAAATGAAGGTGATTCGAACAATTTGTTCAATAACTTGGGAGACACTTGTCGGTCCCATTGACTGAAACCCTTGAAAGTATCCACGAATAACCGCCATCACAGGAACAATAATCAAGGCGACACTCACCATACGAATGGTAAAAATCACATCAGCTTGTGTGTTTCCACCTGGAGTTTCTATCGGTAGGATTCTCCCAGCCAAGAACGGGGCTAATAAAAATAAGATTAAAAACGCTAAAATGCCTGTCAATGACATAAGAATAAGCCCTGATTTAAATAACTTATGTCCTGTCTCATAATCACCAAGCGCATTATACTTCGAGACAAATTTAGAAATCGCTAAAGGAACGCCAAGAGTAGCCAGACTTAAAATGACTACGTATTGTGAGTATCCATACCCATATAATGCTAGGCCTGTCTGTCCAACTAAAGCTGAGAAAGGGACAATATACAAAAAACCTAGAATTTTAGAAATTAGTGTTGCAGAGGTTAACACCATCGTCCCCCGCATCAATTTTTGATCTGCCATGTTTTCCTCCTATGTAAACAATACAATTTCTACAAGAATTTAAGCACTAATAAGAATTGTAGCATAGAGAAGAAAGAATAATGGTATGATTTTTTCCGAAATTGATTATGCCCTATTTTCATAAAGTTCTGATTCTAATGGTCATCTTCCTTTTCTACATAAAAAATGCTACTCTAAAACAATCAATTATAGCGAATTAGGTGATAAATATGAATAAATCAGTCATTGTCATTGGAGGTGGCCCTGCTGGATTGATGGCTTCGATTGCCGCAGCCGAGCACGGTGCTTCTGTTACATTACTTGATAAAGGTGACAAACTTGGACGAAAATTAGCGATCTCTGGTGGGGGACGCTGCAATGTCACAAATCGTATGGAGCTTCAAGATTTAATCGCTCATATTCCTGGTAACGGACGTTTTATGCATAGTCCATTCTCTGTCTTTAATAATGAAGATATCATTTCTTTCTTTGAAGGCTTAGGAATTGAACTGAAGGAAGAAGACCGAGGACGAATGTTTCCTGTCAATGATAAGGCGACAACAGTCGTCGCGACTCTTCTCAATCGAATTCGGGCATTAAATGTCAAGATACGCACGAATACAGCTGTGGAAACGATTGAGTTTGAAGATCAGAAAGTCCATGCTGTCTTGTTAAGAGATGGTCAGCGTTTAGTAACGGATGCTGTGATTGTTGCAACAGGAGGCAAGTCGGTTCCTCACACAGGGAGTACAGGTGATGCCTATCCTTGGGCAGAAAAAGCAGGACATACCATTACTGAGCTTTACCCGACTGAGGTGCCGATCACTTCTACGGAACGATTTATTAAACAAAAACAACTGCAAGGACTCTCGTTAAGGGACATTCATCTTTCTGTTATCAACCCTAAAGGCAAAATCATCAAAACACATGAGGGTGATATGATCTTTACCCATTTCGGAATCTCAGGTCCTGCCGCACTTCGTTGCAGTCAGTATGTGGTTAAGGCGCTGAAAAAATTTAAAACAAGGACCATTAAAATGCAAATTGATTTATTCCCTACGCAACACACTGAAGTTATTTTTCAAGATTTGATCAAGCGTGTGAAAGAAGAACCGAAAAAAGCTCTGAAAAATTTATTAAAGGGCCTTGTTCCAGAACGTTTCTTATTGTTTATGTTTGATCAATTAGAGTTAGAGAGTTCACAAGCAGCCAATACATTTTCACATGACAAACTAAAAGAGATTGCTTCTTTTTGTAAAAGCTTCTCCTTCCAAGTAGATGGAACTCTTTCCATCGATAAAGCCTTCGTCACTGGAGGCGGTGTTTCTGTTAAGGAAGTCGCGCCAAAAACTATGGAATCAAAAAAGAAAGAAGGCTTGTTTTTCTGTGGAGAAGTTTTAGATATTCACGGATATACAGGAGGATATAATATCACTTGTGCCTTTTCCACAGGCTATACAGCAGGAAAAGCAGCGGGTGAACTTGTGAATAAGTCCATCCTAGAAAAATAAGTTATTCACATGTTCATAGAAGAGTTAGACCGATTTATCTGTGCCTACGACTAAGTACTCTAATCCCTGTGCATAACCTTGTGTATTACACACAGGTTATGCACAGACTGTTAGTATTATCTGAAAATTTGTTGATAACGCTTTCCTTGTACACAATAATCTGTGGATTTATTCGTGTGGTTGAATGTTCATTCATTTCTACTAGAGGTAGACTACGATTATCCACATGTTTATAACTTAAGCCCGTGCAATCATTTCAACTCGATTCCCAAAAGGATCTCTAAATTCAAAACGTTCATGCCCTGGAATGGGAACAGAATCTACTAGATCAATCCCCTCGTGCTCTAGCACTTCTCTCCAATAATTGATGTCTTCTACTTCATAAGCCAAATGGGCCTTTGTTACGAAGCGGTCAAACCCTTCCTCGGTCCCTACATGAACTTCAAAGTTTCCTACTCGTAACCAAAAACCCCCACGTCCTTTTAAAGCATTTGGCTTCTCTACCTCTTCAAGACTTAACACTCGGCAATAAAAGTCTCTCCCGGCCTCTTCTTTCCCCTGTGGAATTGTGATCTGTGCGTGATGCAGACCAATAATCATAACCATTCACCTCTTTCACTTCTTTATAGATACCTTCTACAGTCAATTGTTATTTTCCTTTTAATATCGCTTCCTTCAAACAAAATCAATTGTATATTTCGTATTCTTTTAATCTTTTTCTCACAATAAAAAACTCAATCAAATAAATGATTGAGCGAATGAAACATGATACGATACGATTCTATTATTTACTGCATATTTATCATTCAATAGATATAACCTTACTCCACGACTCTTCTCACTACAGTTCGATACAATAGCTCCGTCCCTTGTGAAATGTCATCAAATTCTGCACTTTCTTTTGGATTATGACTGATTCCATCTTTACAACGTACAAAGATCATTCCATAGTCACACACTGTCGACATCGCGATCGCATCATGAAACGGTCCGCTCATCAATTCAGGAATTGCTTCTCCGTAAATATCATTAGCAGCGCTTCGCATATCGTTCATAATGGATTCCGCACAATATCTCGGTTCACTTTCTGTGTCTACACGGATGGTGCTTGTCACCTGATGCTTCTCGCAGATTTGATCAATCGCTGGATAAAGAACAGCCTCTATATCTCTTCTTCGCCCAAGGTCAATGTCACGAAGATCGATTGTAAAACGCACTCTTTCTGGAATGATGTTTCTCGAATTTGGGAAAACTTCCATCTTTCCAACAGTTGCAACAGTTGGCGCTTCTGGATCTAGAGAGGCAAGCTCATGTAAGGTCAGCGTAATTTCTGCTGCAGCAACAAGCGCATCTTGTCTGTACGACATAGGTACGGACCCAGCGTGACCAGCAAACCCTTGAAGTTCAACCGTTAACCAAAGCGGTCCTGAGATACCCGTCACAATGCCAACAGGCAATCCGGCACGATCTAAAATAGGCCCCTGTTCGATATGCATTTCAATAAATTCTCCGATGCGTCCTGTCGGGTAAACAGATTCTTCAAACTCGCCAGGATTACATCCAAATTCAATCAATGCATCCTTCCGTGAAATTCCGTCTTTATCGACTCGTTCAAGCTCACCTTCTTCGAGTTGATTTAAGATTCCTCGTACACCAAACAATCCTTTATCAAATCGACAACCCTCCTCATCAGAAAAGGCAATCACTTCGATTGTTCGTTTCGGCTTTAATCCTTTATCCTTCATCGTCTGAATTACTTCAAGTGCACCTAGTACACCGACTGTTCCATCAAACTGCCCTCCATATGGCTGGCTGTCGATATGAGAGCCGAGTACTAAAATCGGCAAAGAATCGTCCTCACCTACCCATTGTCCAATCAGATTACCAAAATCATCAATTCTCGTATCCAATCCTGCATCTTCCATCCATCTTTTCACTTGTAAGACAGCTTGCTTATCCTCTTTTGATAATGTAAGGCGACATACTCCCGTCTCACCAATCTTTCCAATCTCCGCTAAGCATTCCAGTCTTGTCTGTAATCTATCATGGTTAACGGTTAAACTAGACAAGGAAAAAGATGTCTTCATATGAATCCCTCCAGTTTGTATTTCTCCTTGATTATATTTAAAATTTTCAATCTTTTCACTATGCAACATGTTCTTATCTCATTGACTTCATTAGACATTTTGTAAAATAGAGAGATGCTCTCCACAAAATAGTAAAAAAGAGCTAAGGCTGCACCTTAGCTCTTTCATATTTGTTTTTATTAAACTAACTTTCTTCTCATTACCCTACAACAATATTAACTAACTTCCCTGGTACAGCAATGACTTTACGTATAGTTTTATCGCCAATTGCTTCTTGGACTTTGTCATCATTCTTTGCAATCTCTTCCATTTGTTCGCGAGTTGCATCTGCTGGAATGATAAGTTTTGCGCGAACTTTGCCGTTAAGTTGTACAACGACTTCTACTTCATTTTCCACAAGTAGAGCTTCGTCATACGTTGGCCATGCTACATAAGAAATCGTTTCTTGATGACCGAACTTCTCCCATAACTCTTCAGCGAGATGAGGAGCAAGTGGTGCCAATAACTTAACGAAACCTTCCATTAGTTCACGTGGAAGTGTCTCTTGCTTGTAGGCATCGTTGATAAAGACCATCATTTGTGAGATTCCTACATTGAAACGAAGTCCTTCAAAGTCTTCTGTTACTTTCTTTACTGTTTGATGATACGTGCGGACAAACTCTTCTGACCCCTCCACTGCTTGGATTGCTGGGTTCAGTTCATTTGTCGACTCATCGATAAATAAACGCCAAATACGATCGAGGAATCGACGGGCTCCATCTAATCCGTTTGCTGACCACGCAATCGATGCATCAAGTGGTCCCATAAACATTTCGTATAAACGTAATGTATCAGCACCATGGCTTTCAACGATGTCATCTGGGTTTACAACATTTCCTTTTGACTTACTCATCTTCTCGTTGTTTTCACCTAGGATCATGCCTTGGTTGTATAGCTTTTGGAAAGGCTCTTTTGTTGGTACCACACCTAAGTCGTAAAGGAACTTATGCCAGAATCGTGCGTAAAGTAAGTGAAGAACCGCATGCTCTGCTCCCCCTACATAAATATCAACCGGCAGCCATTGCTTTAGTTTTTCTGGGTCAGCTAGTGCCTCGCTGTTGTTTGGGTCAATGTAACGTAGGTAATACCAACAACTACCTGCCCAGTTTGGCATCGTATTTGTTTCACGGCGGCCTTTCATCCCAGTTTTAGGATCTGTTACATGAAGCCATTCTTTGTTATTAGCAAGCGGTGATTCTCCAGTATCTGATGGTTTAATTTCCTTCATCATAGGCAATGTTAGTGGCAGCTCATTCTCCGGAACAGCTGTCATCGTGCCATCTTCCCAATGAATCATTGGAATGGGTTCGCCCCAATAACGTTGGCGGCTAAATAACCAGTCACGCAGACGGTAGGTTACTTTTTTCTTTCCGAAATAATTCGCTTCAAGCCATTCGATCATATTTGAGATTGCTGCTTCTTTTTCTAATCCATTTAAGAAATCAGAGTTCACATGTTCTCCATCACCTGTGTACGCTTCTTTCTCCACATCGCCACCAGCAACCACTTCAACAATCGATAGATCAAATGCTTTTGCAAATTCATAATCACGCTCATCATGTGCAGGAACAGCCATAATCGCGCCTGTTCCGTAACTAACAAGAACATAATCAGCAATCCAAATTGGAATACGAGCACCATTTACGGGATTCACGGCAAAGGCCCCAGTAAAGACACCTGTTTTTTCTTTAGAAAGTTCCGTGCGCTCTAGATCACTCTTAAGAGCCACTTCTTTGCGATATTGTTTAACGGCTTCTTGTTGCTCTGCCGTTGTAATCGTGTCAACAAGCTTATGCTCAGGAGCAAGCACCATGTACGTTGCGCCAAATAAAGTATCAGGACGCGTCGTGAACACATCGACTTTTTCCTCGTCATGACCATCTACTTTAAATGTCACTTCTGCTCCTTCAGAACGACCAATCCAGTTACGTTGCATATCTTTAATACTTTCAGACCAATCTAACTCATCTAAGTCTTCTAAAAGACGATCAGCGTAAGCCGTTATTTTAAGCATCCATTGTTTCATCGGACGGCGTTCAACAGGATGACCTCCTCGCTCACTTTTCCCGTCAATGACTTCCTCGTTAGCAAGAACCGTTCCAAGAGCCGGACACCAGTTCACTGCTACTTCATCGATATAAGCAAGGTCCTTTTCATAGAGTTTTAAGAAGATCCATTGCGTCCATTTATAGTAATCTGGATCAATCGTATTAACCTCACGATCCCAATCATAGGAGAATCCTAGTGATTTAATTTGACGACGGAACGTATCAATATTTTTAAGGGTAAATTCTGCTGGGTCATTTCCTGTATCAAGAGCATATTGTTCTGCCGGAAGTCCAAACGCATCCCATCCCATTGGGTGAAGGACGTTATGACCTTGCATACGTTTTAAACGTGAGAGGATATCTGTTGCCGTGTAGCCTTCTGGATGACCAACATGCAATCCAGCTCCTGATGGGAACGGAAACATATCAAGTGCATAAAATTTCGGCTTATCTGCATCCTCTGTTGTACGGAATGTTTTATTTTCTTCCCAATGCTTTTGCCACTTCTTTTCAATCTCTACATGTGAAAACGACATAGTTCTTCCTCCTCCTATTGGCTATCGTCCATTGATTACGTCACGTTTTCAGGATGACCACGTTCACCTCTTTTCAACCTCGATAATGATCTCGGTCAAAAAACTAAATGATCAACAAAAAACTCCCGCCCCTAACAATTATGTTAGGGACGAGAGTTTATTAATTCCCGCGGTACCACCCATGTTAACAAGTCAGATGACTCGTTCGCTTTAGCACGACTAACGGACGTGACCCGTTAAGGACTACTTCATCTTTCATCCTTAAAACTAAAAGGCGAGTTCATCATATTTGTGGGGCTGACTCGCACCATCCGTCAGCTCTCTTATGTCCTAAATATCATTACTACTCCTTCATAATCGTCAACATATGAACTTACTTAGTATTGTATGAACTTCAACTTGCGATGTCAAGCGTATTCATCGCCCATAATCACTTTACGTCGACATTTTCATCTCTTTTTCTTCGCGATCTCGTTGAACCCGTTTTAACGGAGCATCATATTTACTTAGGAACACAACTGCTATCATAAATAAGCCTAATAGTACATAGATAAGAACGGTCATCGAATACATATCCACTAAAAATCCGCCAAGTAGTGGCCCGATCATTTTCCCACCTGTGGCGACACTATTTATAATCCCCTGATAATATCCTTCTTTTCCTTTAGGAGCTAAATGATTTGCTATAGTCGGAACAGCTGGCCAGACAAACATTTCTCCAAATGTGAGAATAATCATTGCGACGAGAAATCCTGTAAAAATCGTTGCTTGAGAAAGGATAGCATAGGACACCATGAAGATCAAAACACCTGTGATCATTTGCCCTTTTAAAGATAGATTCCCTCTCTTAATGAGCCACGACACAACCGGCTGAGCAAGAACAATCATCAGTCCATTAATCGTCCAAAATAAACTATAATGTTGCAGTGGAATGCCGAGTGACTGAGTATGAACAGAAACATTGGCTTGCCACTGAGTATAGGCAACCCAACAGATAAAAAAGGCTACAGAAAGCAGCATTAGTGAATGCACTCGGTAATTCATCCGTAGCGGTGTTTTCTGTTCAAAGACATTCATAGAAGTCGCTCGGTAACTTTCTGCTTGCATCTTTCTGAATGCAACGACGACAAAAGCAAGTAAGATCGCATACATCACCGCATTGGCGATAAAGACGTAAGTCAGCTGAATGGATGCAACGACCCCAACCAACGCCGTTCCAATCGCAACTCCAACATTTTGAGCAACATACATCGCATTAAAGGGTTTTCTGCCTCCTTCTGGCCATAAACTGCCCGCTAATGCATACATCGCAGGAAACATCATTCCTGAACCAAAACCAAGACCCATTAATAAAAACATATAGAAATAATAACTATGGAAGAAAGCTAGAACCGTTGCACTACATGTTGTAATAATAATAGCGATCACAATCGTCCGATACGCCCCAATTTTATCAAAAAGACGACCACCGATTAAGTTTCCAATCACACCCGCACCTGCATTTAACATGAGCACAAATCCCGCTGCAGTTAATGATTTTCCTAATTCTTGATGAATGATGATCGCATTTAAAGGCCATAAAAAAGATGCCCCTGTGACATTGATAACCATTGCCACAATGAGCAGCCATAAAGACTTTGGCACATGCTCCCCACCTTTCTTTTGTTTAATCCATTCTATCGATTACTTCTTAAATACACGTATTATTTCGAGCACCAAAACAATACTAGTAGAGAAATTCATAAAAGGCAATCCTTTTTGATTTCCTTTTAAAACCCAGACGACATGTATCGTTGATCAACTTCTCTTTTCCTCTATGAAACCTGCATGCTACAATGAAGAGTAGGAGAAACAGCGATTCATATGAACGTTTAAAAAAGAAAGGCTGAACTAGATGATTAATCATTCAACCGCACCCGTCCCTTTACATTTTGGAGATAAGCGATATTACTCATGGAACTACCACTTACGCCAGCAATTTGGCGAGAAGATATTTAAAGTTCCTCTTGATGCAGGCTTTGACTGTCCAAATCGTGATGGTCAAGTCGCTCATGGCGGATGTACCTTTTGTAGTGAAAGGGGCTCGGGCGACTTTGCAGGAGATCGAACGCAAGACCTCGTCACTCAATTTGAGACGATCAAAGAGAAGATGCATAAAAAATGGAAAAGTGGCAAATATATCGGTTATTTTCAAGCGTATACAAATACATACGCTCCTGTAAAGACGTTACGAGATTACTTCGAAGTCATTTTAGACCAAGATGGTGTCGTCGGATTGTCGATCGCCACTCGTCCTGATTGCTTACCTGATGATGTCGTTGAGTACTTAGCCGAACTGAACAAACGAACCTATTTGTGGGTAGAATTAGGGTTACAAACCGTACATGAACGGACTGCCCAATTAATTAATCGTGCTCACGACTACCAATGCTACGTCGACGGAGTAAATAAATTACGAAAACATGGCATTCGAGTGTGCGCTCACATCATTAACGGTCTCCCTCTTGAAGACAGTAAAATGATGATGGAAACCGCACGAGAAGTGGCCAAACTTGATGTACAAGGCATCAAAATCCACTCCCTTCATTTGTTGAAAAAGACCGCAATGGTCAAGCAATATGAAAAAGGACTGCTCGACTTTATGAGCTTAGAAGACTATGTGAAATTGGTCGTTGATCAGCTAGAACTCCTACCCCCATCAATGGTCATCCATCGATTAACAGGCGATGGACCTGCGGACTTAATGATCGGCCCTATGTGGAGCATGCAGAAGTGGACTGTGTTAAACGCCATAGAAGCAGAATTAAAAAGACGAGACAGTTGGCAAGGGAAGTCTTATCAGGTGGAGGCGAAGGAATAATATGAAGCTTTTAGGAGTGCTACCTTTTGCGAGGTTTCTATTAGAGAGAAGTCTTGAACCCGCTGATGTTGCAATCGATTGTACAGCTGGCAATGGACATGATACATTGTTTCTAGCTAATCTTGTAGGTGAACGTGGTCATGTCTACAGTGTCGATGTTCAAGACGAGGCGATTCAACAAACGCATAACCGCTTGATAGAGGCTGGTCTTCGTGACCGAGTAACTTTAAAGAAGGTTGGACATGAGCATGTGACAGACTTGATTTCATCCTATCAACATAAGAAAGTAAAGGGTGCAATCTTTAACTTGGGCTATTTACCAGGTGGGGATAAGTCGATCGTGACTCATGCTTCGACGACAATTCAAGCAGTTGAATCGTTGCTTGCGATTATGCCAAAAGGTGGAGTAATCGTATTAGTCATTTACCATGGCCACGAAGAAGGTGCTCTAGAACGTGATGGTGTGATGAACTATGTAACTTCCCTTGATCAAAAAAAAGTCCATGTATTAAATTATTCGTTTATCAATCAAGCGAATCAACCGCCATTTATTGTCGCGATCGAGAAACGCTAACTTTTACTGATCTTGACAAACCGCACATATTGATTATAAATAAGAAGAGGACATGTTTATCGTGCTCTTCTATTATAAAAAAACTGATTTATGAATCATTTTCCTCATTATTCTTTTTACTTGAAAAGGAGTGTATATTCTTGGCTATTCTTGATTCTATCCTAGACTATAACAAATCGTTTGTGGCTACAAAGAAATTTGAGCAATATCAAACAACGAAGTTCCCTAATAAAAAACTTGTGATTTTGACTTGTATGGATACTCGTTTAGTTGAACTGCTTCATCACGCAATGGATTTAAAAAATGGCGATGCGAAAATTATCCGCAATGCTGGTGCCGTTATCTCTCATCCATTTGGAAGTATTATGCGTAGCATTTTAGTCGCTGTCTATGAGCTTCAAGCTGATGAAGTACTCGTTATTGGTCATCACGGTTGTGGCATGACTGGACTTCAATCAGAGTCCATCCTTGCAAAAGCGAAAGAGCGAGGACTAGATGTCGATGTTGTCGAAACGCTTGAATATGCGGGTATTGATGTGAAAGGATTTTTGACAGGCTTTGAAAAAGTAGAAGACAATGTGATTCATAGTGTCGATACCATTAATAATCATCCATTATTCGTCCGCAAAATCCCTGTTCACGGTTTAGTAATCTGTCCTGATACGGGAAAACTTGACCTTGTCGTTAACGGATATGATCACCTATAAGTTCAAAACCCCCTCTGCCTAAAATATAGACAGAGGGGGTTTTTACCTATTAAGTTCGTCTAAAAATCCAGCTATTCAAATAGAAAATAAGAGTGGGGAGCCCACCTGTTTTAATCATATTTTTCGACTTTTTCTTCATTTCTTTATTCCCTTGTACCTTTTCATCTGATAAATAAACAGCCAAAATGCCTTGGTAAATCATCCGATGAAATTTAGGGTCAGGAAGGGTCGCTAAGCTTTCTTCTGCCTGTTTGACAAAATAACGGAACCTCTCAATCATTTCTTCTTCATTTTCATAATAAAACAAGAAGTTCAATTCATCATCTGCTATATCTTCTTCTTGATCAATAAAATAATCAAGTAGGATATGTACTCCTTGAACCCACGGAAAATATCCAGCTTTTAACGTATCAGCCATCTCGGTCGTCATATTCGGCTTTGTTGCATAGGTTGCCAATGTGTATATACCAAGGGTTGAAGCCGTACAAGCCGAAAATTCATACCACGTCATGTTTTCTGGCATTTTATGTTTGTGGTTGTCAAACCATGATTTAAGCAGCGGAATGCGGTCTTCTTTTTTTACATGCTTGTATACTTGAAGATCACCGTAATACCCGCTTAATTCGAGCATCACTGGCTGCATGATGTGAAAGGAAGGGAAGGTCGCTAAAATTTGCTGGCATGTCTGAATTAAAGAATGCAAATAGCCACCATCTTCTTGCTCACTACGAAATTCATAATTGTTTTCTAAAGGTGCCCCAGGGGTCAGAGCTGTAAGAAGGGCATTATGTAAGGAACGAAAATCTTTTGGATCTAGAGAGTCACTTTGGTCACAAAGGTTATCTAAATAATCACACATAATTTGGTAAGCTATAATAAATTGAATCAATTCATCAAATCGATCACGTGCGAGCAAACCATAAACTCCACCGCCTTCGCAATGAAACTTCTTCCTTGCTAACGCATCAAGTGCTTGAGAACGCAATTCGTCATCTGGAATGGTTTGTGCCTTCTCAATCCATTGATTAAAATAACGATTAACAGTAGGAACCACATCCCGATAGATATTCATTAAAATCGGTATTGGCTTTGTTGGTACTTTCATATGAAGTGTTCTCCTCCATTCTTATCGATAACTAGTACATTAGCATAAATGAAAGCTATCAACAATCATCGAGATAGAAACTTCAATGAAACAACAAAAGCTGTCTACATTCGACAGCTTTCATTCACACTCTATACTCTTCCACGCTATGGCATCAATAAGTTAACAAACCCTATCGCATATCGAAAGACCTCTTCACGTTCTGGCTCATTAAAGATCTCATGATACAGACCTTCCCATTCTTTAAAGTACTTCTCTGATAACAATAAAGAATCAAACCAATCACGAACAGCGACTTGATCGACCAGATAATCCTCACCTGATTGCATCACAAGCACTGGGATATTAGGCATTTTTTCAGGGTAGCGTTTAGCTATGTGCATTGCTTTTGTTAATTCTTGATACCATCTTGCCGATACTCTTGTGACCCGTAACTCATCCTTGATATATTCTTCTCTAATTTCTTCATTTCTCGTGCACTGTTCGGAGCGTATACCAGATTTTGCGCTGAATGTTGG
Above is a genomic segment from Bacillus sp. FJAT-45037 containing:
- a CDS encoding beta-class carbonic anhydrase; amino-acid sequence: MAILDSILDYNKSFVATKKFEQYQTTKFPNKKLVILTCMDTRLVELLHHAMDLKNGDAKIIRNAGAVISHPFGSIMRSILVAVYELQADEVLVIGHHGCGMTGLQSESILAKAKERGLDVDVVETLEYAGIDVKGFLTGFEKVEDNVIHSVDTINNHPLFVRKIPVHGLVICPDTGKLDLVVNGYDHL
- a CDS encoding class I SAM-dependent methyltransferase, with product MKLLGVLPFARFLLERSLEPADVAIDCTAGNGHDTLFLANLVGERGHVYSVDVQDEAIQQTHNRLIEAGLRDRVTLKKVGHEHVTDLISSYQHKKVKGAIFNLGYLPGGDKSIVTHASTTIQAVESLLAIMPKGGVIVLVIYHGHEEGALERDGVMNYVTSLDQKKVHVLNYSFINQANQPPFIVAIEKR
- a CDS encoding MDR family MFS transporter; the protein is MPKSLWLLIVAMVINVTGASFLWPLNAIIIHQELGKSLTAAGFVLMLNAGAGVIGNLIGGRLFDKIGAYRTIVIAIIITTCSATVLAFFHSYYFYMFLLMGLGFGSGMMFPAMYALAGSLWPEGGRKPFNAMYVAQNVGVAIGTALVGVVASIQLTYVFIANAVMYAILLAFVVVAFRKMQAESYRATSMNVFEQKTPLRMNYRVHSLMLLSVAFFICWVAYTQWQANVSVHTQSLGIPLQHYSLFWTINGLMIVLAQPVVSWLIKRGNLSLKGQMITGVLIFMVSYAILSQATIFTGFLVAMIILTFGEMFVWPAVPTIANHLAPKGKEGYYQGIINSVATGGKMIGPLLGGFLVDMYSMTVLIYVLLGLFMIAVVFLSKYDAPLKRVQRDREEKEMKMST
- the leuS gene encoding leucine--tRNA ligase; the encoded protein is MSFSHVEIEKKWQKHWEENKTFRTTEDADKPKFYALDMFPFPSGAGLHVGHPEGYTATDILSRLKRMQGHNVLHPMGWDAFGLPAEQYALDTGNDPAEFTLKNIDTFRRQIKSLGFSYDWDREVNTIDPDYYKWTQWIFLKLYEKDLAYIDEVAVNWCPALGTVLANEEVIDGKSERGGHPVERRPMKQWMLKITAYADRLLEDLDELDWSESIKDMQRNWIGRSEGAEVTFKVDGHDEEKVDVFTTRPDTLFGATYMVLAPEHKLVDTITTAEQQEAVKQYRKEVALKSDLERTELSKEKTGVFTGAFAVNPVNGARIPIWIADYVLVSYGTGAIMAVPAHDERDYEFAKAFDLSIVEVVAGGDVEKEAYTGDGEHVNSDFLNGLEKEAAISNMIEWLEANYFGKKKVTYRLRDWLFSRQRYWGEPIPMIHWEDGTMTAVPENELPLTLPMMKEIKPSDTGESPLANNKEWLHVTDPKTGMKGRRETNTMPNWAGSCWYYLRYIDPNNSEALADPEKLKQWLPVDIYVGGAEHAVLHLLYARFWHKFLYDLGVVPTKEPFQKLYNQGMILGENNEKMSKSKGNVVNPDDIVESHGADTLRLYEMFMGPLDASIAWSANGLDGARRFLDRIWRLFIDESTNELNPAIQAVEGSEEFVRTYHQTVKKVTEDFEGLRFNVGISQMMVFINDAYKQETLPRELMEGFVKLLAPLAPHLAEELWEKFGHQETISYVAWPTYDEALLVENEVEVVVQLNGKVRAKLIIPADATREQMEEIAKNDDKVQEAIGDKTIRKVIAVPGKLVNIVVG
- a CDS encoding TIGR01212 family radical SAM protein (This family includes YhcC from E. coli K-12, an uncharacterized radical SAM protein.); the encoded protein is MINHSTAPVPLHFGDKRYYSWNYHLRQQFGEKIFKVPLDAGFDCPNRDGQVAHGGCTFCSERGSGDFAGDRTQDLVTQFETIKEKMHKKWKSGKYIGYFQAYTNTYAPVKTLRDYFEVILDQDGVVGLSIATRPDCLPDDVVEYLAELNKRTYLWVELGLQTVHERTAQLINRAHDYQCYVDGVNKLRKHGIRVCAHIINGLPLEDSKMMMETAREVAKLDVQGIKIHSLHLLKKTAMVKQYEKGLLDFMSLEDYVKLVVDQLELLPPSMVIHRLTGDGPADLMIGPMWSMQKWTVLNAIEAELKRRDSWQGKSYQVEAKE